A window from Salvelinus namaycush isolate Seneca unplaced genomic scaffold, SaNama_1.0 Scaffold1670, whole genome shotgun sequence encodes these proteins:
- the LOC120037286 gene encoding dihydrolipoyllysine-residue acetyltransferase component of pyruvate dehydrogenase complex, mitochondrial-like isoform X2: MQSKQTIPHYYLSVDVNMDHVLELRMELNAEVKAQNIKLSVNDFIIKASALACLKVPEANSSWLDSVIRQNHVVDVSVAVSTPNGLITPIVFNAHTKGLAAISSDVSALAAKARDGKLQPHEFQGGTFTISNLGMFGVKNFSAIINPPQACILAVGGSEKRLLPADNEKG; encoded by the exons ATGCAGTCCAAACAGACCATTCCCCACTACTACCTGTCTGTTGACGTCAACATGGACCACGTCCTAGAACTACGCATGGAGCTCAACGCT GAGGTAAAGGCCCAGAACATCAAGCTGAGTGTGAATGATTTCATCATTAAAGCCAGCGCTCTGGCCTGCCTTAAGGTCCCTGAAGCCAACTCCTCATGGCTCGACTCTGTTATCCGACA gaaccATGTGGTGGACGTGAGTGTGGCGGTGAGTACACCCAACGGTCTGATAACGCCCATCGTGTTCAACGCCCACACCAAAGGACTGGCTGCTATCAGCTCTGATGTCTCAGCCCTGGCTGCCAAGGCCCGCGACGGGAAACTGCAGCCGCATGAGTTCCAG GGAGGCACGTTTACCATCTCTAACCTGGGAATGTTTGGCGTCAAGAACTTCTCAGCGATCATCAACCCTCCCCAG GCCTGTATACTGGCAGTAGGGGGCTCGGAGAAGAGACTGCTGCCCGCTGACAATGAGAAAGGGTAA